One Paraburkholderia phytofirmans OLGA172 genomic window carries:
- a CDS encoding long-chain fatty acid--CoA ligase, translating to MNKIWLKSYPPGVPAEIDPTRYSSIADLLEEAFRDHRAKPAFVCMGKEISYGELDTLSRQLAAWFQSKGLARGARVAIMMPNVLQYPVAIAAILRAGYVVVNVNPLYTPRELEHQLKDSGAEAIILLENFAVTLQAIVRNTSVKHIVVATMGDLMGVKGTLVNFVVRRVKKMVPAWSLPGHVKFNTAIAEGAHQSFKPVQQGPDDVAFLQYTGGTTGVAKGATLLHRNLIANVLQSEVWLDPVRAHRTDIDQFITVVALPLYHVFALTVCGLLTIRTGGLGVLIPNPRDIPGMIKALEGYPITTIPAVNTLYNAMLNSPDFHKLDLSKLIAANGGGMAVQEAVARRWFEHTHTPIIEGYGLSETSPCVTCNPVTVTEYSGTIGLPLPSTEISIRDDEGNEVPLGQPGEICIRGPQVMAGYWNRPDETAKVMTPDGFFKSGDVGLMNENGFVKIVDRKKDMILVSGFNVYPNEIEDVVAKMPGVFEVAAVGVPDQHSGEAVKLFVVKKDQALTDTDILTYCKTQLTGYKRPKIVEFRTELPKSNVGKILRRELRDGRA from the coding sequence ATGAACAAAATCTGGCTGAAATCTTATCCGCCCGGCGTTCCCGCAGAGATTGACCCGACTCGCTATTCGTCCATCGCCGACCTGCTCGAAGAAGCCTTCCGCGACCACCGTGCCAAACCAGCGTTCGTCTGCATGGGCAAGGAGATTAGCTACGGCGAGCTGGACACGCTTTCGCGCCAGTTGGCCGCGTGGTTTCAGTCGAAGGGTCTCGCCCGCGGCGCGCGCGTTGCAATCATGATGCCGAACGTGCTGCAATATCCCGTGGCGATCGCGGCGATATTGCGCGCGGGCTACGTGGTGGTGAACGTGAATCCGCTCTATACCCCGCGAGAACTCGAGCATCAGCTCAAGGACAGCGGCGCGGAAGCGATTATTCTGCTCGAAAACTTCGCTGTCACGCTGCAGGCGATTGTGCGCAATACGTCGGTCAAGCACATTGTCGTCGCCACAATGGGCGATCTGATGGGCGTGAAGGGCACGTTGGTGAACTTCGTCGTGCGCCGCGTGAAGAAGATGGTGCCGGCGTGGAGTTTGCCCGGCCACGTCAAATTCAACACCGCGATCGCCGAGGGCGCCCACCAAAGTTTCAAACCGGTCCAGCAAGGCCCCGACGACGTCGCGTTTCTACAGTACACGGGCGGCACGACCGGTGTGGCCAAGGGCGCGACGCTCTTGCATCGAAACCTGATCGCCAACGTGCTGCAATCGGAAGTCTGGCTCGATCCGGTTCGCGCTCACCGCACGGACATCGATCAGTTCATCACCGTTGTCGCGTTGCCGCTCTATCACGTTTTTGCGCTGACGGTCTGCGGACTGCTGACGATCCGTACGGGCGGCCTCGGCGTGCTGATCCCAAATCCGCGCGACATCCCCGGCATGATCAAGGCGCTGGAGGGCTATCCGATCACGACGATTCCCGCTGTCAACACGTTGTACAACGCGATGCTGAACAGCCCAGACTTCCACAAACTCGATCTTTCGAAGCTGATCGCGGCAAATGGCGGCGGTATGGCGGTGCAGGAAGCCGTCGCCAGGCGCTGGTTCGAGCATACGCATACGCCGATCATCGAAGGCTACGGTCTGTCGGAGACGTCGCCATGTGTGACCTGCAATCCGGTTACCGTCACGGAATATAGCGGTACGATCGGTTTGCCGCTGCCGTCGACGGAAATCTCGATTCGCGACGACGAAGGCAACGAGGTGCCGCTTGGCCAGCCGGGAGAAATCTGCATCCGCGGTCCGCAGGTGATGGCTGGCTACTGGAACCGCCCGGACGAAACGGCCAAGGTGATGACGCCGGATGGCTTCTTTAAATCGGGCGATGTCGGCTTGATGAACGAAAACGGCTTCGTCAAGATCGTCGATCGGAAGAAGGACATGATTCTGGTCTCGGGTTTCAACGTCTATCCGAACGAAATCGAGGACGTAGTCGCCAAGATGCCGGGGGTGTTCGAAGTCGCAGCTGTCGGCGTGCCGGATCAGCATTCGGGCGAAGCGGTAAAGTTGTTCGTCGTGAAAAAGGACCAGGCGCTTACCGACACGGATATCCTCACCTACTGCAAAACGCAGTTGACCGGCTACAAGCGGCCGAAGATTGTCGAATTCCGTACTGAGTTGCCGAAGAGCAATGTCGGCAAGATCCTGCGTCGCGAGTTGCGCGACGGCCGGGCTTAA
- a CDS encoding molybdopterin-containing oxidoreductase family protein: MNAPTEFARAVCPHDCPDTCAMRVTVEDGRAIKVTGDPDHPPTQGVLCTKVSRYAERVHHPHRLTTPMKRVGRKGEGHFEPISWDEAFELAAARLSEIANRAPEAIMPYSYAGTLGLVQGDSIAQRFFHKLGASQLDRTICAAAGAAGLKYTYGASLGMLIEFFAESEVILIWGSNPIASNLHFWTRAQEARRRGARLIAIDPYRSLTAEKCHQHIALKPGTDGALALGMINVLITENLLDHAYIAAHTLGFDELTARAFSYPPSRAARICGIDEQVIVDLARLYGSTKKAAIRMNYGLQRVRGGGNAVRAIACLPSLTGAWRERAGGALLSSGGWAPVDSHALQRPDLMPGWPAKASRVINMNAIGDALLHPGDATFGPKVEAIIVYNSNPVAVAPDSERVAAGFAREDLFTIVLEHFQTDTADYADLLLPATTQLEHLDVHKSYGHTHVMVNLPAIAPIGDARPNTEIFRGLARHMGLQEPALYDSDDAVAQSAFRWNDKTLEGVSWDSLKKTGWAALSLPEAPFAEGGFRTPSGKCEFFSERLAQQGLDPLPDYLPPYESADGAPELAARYPLAMISPPARNFLNSTFVNIESLRSTEGEPHLDIHPADARQRNIADGDQVRIFNDRGAMQARARVTDRTRQGLVVGLSIWWKKLAPDGRNANQVTSQALTDLGGSATFYDCLVEVERA, translated from the coding sequence ATGAATGCTCCGACTGAATTCGCCCGCGCGGTATGCCCGCACGATTGCCCTGATACCTGCGCGATGCGCGTGACCGTCGAAGACGGACGGGCGATCAAGGTCACCGGCGATCCCGATCATCCTCCGACTCAGGGCGTGCTATGTACCAAAGTCAGCCGCTATGCCGAGCGGGTGCACCATCCTCATCGGTTGACGACACCGATGAAGCGCGTCGGCCGCAAAGGCGAGGGCCATTTTGAGCCGATCAGCTGGGATGAGGCGTTTGAGTTGGCCGCAGCACGCCTGTCGGAGATCGCGAACCGGGCGCCAGAAGCCATCATGCCGTACAGCTACGCCGGCACGCTGGGCCTGGTTCAAGGTGACAGCATTGCGCAGCGGTTCTTTCACAAACTCGGAGCATCGCAGTTAGACCGCACGATTTGTGCAGCCGCCGGTGCGGCGGGGCTGAAATACACCTACGGCGCCAGCCTCGGCATGCTCATTGAGTTTTTCGCCGAGAGTGAGGTCATCCTGATCTGGGGCTCAAATCCCATCGCGTCGAACCTGCACTTCTGGACGCGCGCCCAGGAAGCCAGGCGTCGCGGCGCACGGCTGATCGCGATCGATCCGTACCGCTCGCTGACGGCGGAAAAATGCCACCAGCACATTGCACTGAAACCCGGAACCGACGGTGCTTTAGCGCTCGGCATGATCAACGTGTTGATCACGGAAAATCTGCTCGATCACGCCTACATCGCTGCCCATACGCTGGGCTTCGATGAACTCACAGCGCGTGCGTTCAGTTATCCGCCGTCACGTGCCGCTCGAATTTGCGGCATTGACGAACAAGTGATCGTCGATCTTGCGCGGCTTTACGGGAGCACGAAGAAGGCTGCGATCCGCATGAACTATGGCCTGCAGCGGGTGCGTGGCGGCGGTAACGCGGTGCGCGCGATCGCATGTTTGCCTTCGCTGACAGGTGCATGGCGCGAACGGGCGGGAGGTGCGCTATTGTCCTCGGGCGGATGGGCGCCGGTGGATTCGCACGCGTTGCAGCGCCCGGACCTGATGCCGGGCTGGCCCGCCAAGGCATCGCGCGTTATCAATATGAACGCAATCGGCGACGCATTGCTGCATCCGGGCGACGCCACGTTCGGCCCGAAAGTCGAGGCGATCATCGTCTATAACTCGAATCCGGTGGCGGTCGCGCCGGACTCCGAACGGGTCGCCGCCGGTTTTGCACGTGAAGACCTGTTCACGATCGTACTCGAGCACTTTCAGACCGACACTGCGGACTACGCCGATCTGCTTCTGCCTGCCACGACACAGCTCGAGCACCTCGACGTGCACAAGTCGTACGGGCACACGCACGTGATGGTGAACCTGCCAGCGATCGCGCCGATTGGCGATGCACGCCCGAACACGGAAATCTTTCGCGGCCTCGCGCGCCATATGGGACTGCAGGAGCCGGCGCTTTACGATAGCGACGACGCTGTCGCACAGTCAGCATTCCGCTGGAATGACAAAACGCTCGAAGGCGTCAGCTGGGATTCGCTAAAGAAAACCGGCTGGGCAGCGCTGAGCCTGCCTGAGGCGCCATTCGCCGAGGGCGGCTTTCGCACGCCATCCGGTAAATGCGAATTCTTCAGCGAACGCCTCGCGCAGCAAGGGCTTGATCCGTTGCCGGACTATCTGCCGCCTTACGAATCCGCAGACGGTGCGCCCGAGCTCGCCGCCCGTTACCCGCTTGCAATGATCTCGCCGCCCGCGCGCAACTTTCTGAACAGTACCTTCGTGAACATCGAAAGCCTGCGCTCGACAGAAGGTGAGCCGCATCTGGACATCCATCCGGCCGACGCGCGGCAGCGAAACATCGCCGACGGTGATCAGGTGCGCATATTCAACGATCGCGGCGCGATGCAGGCGCGCGCCCGTGTCACCGACAGGACACGTCAAGGACTCGTTGTCGGCTTGTCGATCTGGTGGAAGAAGCTCGCACCCGATGGCCGCAACGCGAATCAGGTCACCAGCCAGGCGCTTACCGATCTGGGTGGATCGGCCACGTTCTACGACTGCCTCGTCGAAGTCGAACGCGCCTGA
- a CDS encoding M20 aminoacylase family protein: MKLIPEIQAAHGEIQALRRTIHAHPELRYEETATADLVARTLESWGIETHRGLGKTGVVGVLKRGNGSRSIGLRADMDALPIQELNSFDHRSQNDGKMHACGHDGHTAMLLGAARHLVKHGDFDGTIVFIFQPAEEGGAGAQAMIDDGLFTKFPVDTVFGIHNWPGMAAGHFGVTEGPIMASSNEFRIEIKGVGSHAALPHNGRDPVFTAVQIANGLQSIITRNKKPLDTAVLSITQIHAGDAVNVVPNDAWISGTVRTFTTETLDLIESRMRKIAESTAEAYDCSVEIHFHRNYPPTVNSSEETRFAAAVMKEIVGAENVDDSVEPTMGAEDFSFMLLAKPGCYAFLGNGDGGHRDSGHGAGPCMLHNASYDFNDELLPIGATYWVRLAQRFLAPGK, translated from the coding sequence ATGAAACTGATCCCAGAAATCCAGGCCGCTCACGGCGAAATTCAGGCCCTTCGACGAACGATTCATGCGCACCCCGAACTGCGTTACGAAGAAACTGCAACAGCGGATCTGGTTGCGAGGACACTTGAGTCCTGGGGCATCGAAACGCATCGCGGATTGGGCAAAACAGGCGTAGTTGGCGTACTGAAACGCGGCAACGGATCGCGCTCGATCGGACTGCGCGCCGACATGGATGCGCTGCCGATTCAGGAGCTCAACAGTTTCGACCATCGCTCGCAGAACGACGGCAAAATGCATGCGTGCGGTCATGACGGACATACCGCGATGCTGCTTGGCGCGGCGCGACATCTCGTCAAGCACGGAGATTTTGACGGCACGATCGTGTTCATCTTTCAACCGGCAGAAGAAGGTGGTGCCGGCGCACAGGCAATGATCGATGACGGCCTGTTCACGAAGTTTCCGGTCGATACGGTTTTCGGAATCCACAACTGGCCGGGCATGGCGGCAGGCCACTTCGGCGTGACCGAAGGGCCGATTATGGCCTCAAGCAACGAATTTCGTATTGAAATCAAAGGTGTGGGTTCGCATGCAGCGCTGCCGCACAACGGCCGCGACCCCGTGTTCACAGCAGTGCAGATCGCGAACGGACTGCAGAGCATCATCACGCGAAACAAGAAGCCGCTCGATACCGCGGTACTGTCGATCACCCAGATCCACGCCGGCGACGCCGTCAATGTCGTCCCGAACGATGCGTGGATTTCAGGCACCGTGCGCACTTTTACCACCGAAACGCTCGATCTGATCGAATCGCGCATGCGCAAGATCGCTGAGAGCACGGCCGAGGCTTACGATTGCTCGGTTGAAATCCATTTCCATCGCAACTATCCGCCAACCGTCAACAGTAGCGAAGAGACCCGCTTCGCTGCGGCAGTCATGAAGGAAATTGTCGGTGCGGAAAATGTCGACGACTCGGTCGAACCGACGATGGGCGCCGAGGATTTTTCGTTCATGCTGCTGGCGAAGCCGGGCTGTTACGCGTTTCTCGGCAATGGAGACGGTGGTCACCGGGACTCAGGACATGGTGCCGGGCCTTGCATGCTGCATAACGCGAGCTATGACTTCAACGACGAGCTATTGCCGATCGGGGCGACGTACTGGGTCCGTCTGGCACAACGATTCCTGGCACCAGGAAAATAA
- a CDS encoding enoyl-CoA hydratase — MAYENIQVETRGRVGLVTLNRPKALNALNDALMDELGAALREFDADEAIGAIVVTGSEKAFAAGADIGMMATYTYMDVYKGDYITRNWETVRSIRKPIIAAVAGFALGGGCELAMMCDIIFAADTAKFGQPEIKLGIMPGAGGTQRLPRAVSKAKAMDLCLTARFMDAAEAERAGLVSRVIPAASLLDEAVAAAATIAEFPLPAVMMVKESVNRAYETTLAEGVHFERRLFHSLFATEDQKEGMAAFVEKRKPVFKHR, encoded by the coding sequence ATGGCTTACGAGAACATTCAGGTTGAGACGCGGGGGCGGGTCGGTTTGGTCACGTTGAATCGCCCGAAGGCGTTGAACGCGCTGAACGACGCGTTGATGGACGAACTGGGCGCTGCGCTGCGCGAGTTCGATGCCGACGAAGCGATTGGTGCGATCGTGGTGACGGGCAGCGAGAAAGCGTTTGCCGCCGGCGCCGACATCGGCATGATGGCGACCTACACCTATATGGATGTCTACAAAGGCGACTACATCACTCGCAACTGGGAAACGGTGCGCTCCATCCGCAAGCCGATCATTGCGGCGGTGGCGGGCTTCGCGCTTGGCGGTGGTTGCGAGTTGGCGATGATGTGCGACATTATTTTCGCCGCCGACACTGCGAAATTCGGCCAGCCGGAAATCAAGCTCGGCATCATGCCGGGTGCTGGCGGTACGCAGCGACTGCCGCGCGCCGTCTCAAAGGCGAAGGCGATGGACCTATGCCTGACCGCCCGCTTCATGGACGCTGCTGAGGCGGAGCGCGCTGGATTGGTCTCGCGGGTGATTCCCGCGGCTTCGCTGCTCGACGAGGCAGTGGCTGCGGCCGCAACCATCGCTGAATTCCCGCTGCCGGCGGTGATGATGGTCAAGGAGTCGGTTAACCGTGCGTACGAAACGACGCTTGCGGAAGGCGTGCATTTCGAGCGCCGTCTCTTCCATTCGCTCTTCGCTACGGAGGATCAGAAGGAGGGGATGGCCGCGTTTGTTGAGAAGCGCAAACCGGTTTTCAAGCATCGTTAA